From Malaya genurostris strain Urasoe2022 chromosome 2, Malgen_1.1, whole genome shotgun sequence:
ttgtttcattttttctatttGATTCAGCACCAACCTTTAATCTACTTCTCATCaaaggaactgaattttatcgataagaaagtttttcctttcagttaaacAGTCTACTGGCAAGTTCGCCATCCATTTGTTCTCGAAAAAAACATCCATAATACAATCATGTATTTTAACTAGTAATgttaataattatatttatagAGACCAAAATTAGTCAGGACGTCCAGAACAAACAACGCTCTAATCCGGACGATAGATGGGCGTCTTCGGTATAAACTCTATCAACAGCACGTACTCCATCATCGAGTTTGAATCGCACTGTTGTTTGCTGAGCCGCCAGTGCAGCCCGAGCTTATGATACAAATGACTATTTTCCCACTCGAGCAGTTTGTTCAATGTGTGCTGAGTCTGCAAAGGAAAGCGTACAAGGTTAAGGTAAATGTAAATGTATCGAAGGTTACGGAGCGACGCAACGGCCACCAGCGCGGCACAAAAACTTACTCGTTTACTTAAACATATCACAGGCCATAGGGAACATCCAAGTGTGCAGCAGCAGCACACGCAACCGCAGAACAGCCACTTCACGTTAACCGGAAGTGTCTTTTTCAGGACGGCGTTGATGCGCAGGATAGTCGCCTTGAATTCCTCCGGGGCGACGCGCGAAACCAGACCGGCTGGGAATTGCACGTTGAACCGGTTGCTCAAACCGAAACTGTAAAAAAAAGAAGGAAAGATGGATTAGTACTGGATGTAGTTCAAACTCAACCGAATTTAATTCTATCATCGAGATTTTGCGAGAATTTGTATCATTTTTTGGTTCGATTCAA
This genomic window contains:
- the LOC131429670 gene encoding cysteine-rich hydrophobic domain-containing protein 2, coding for MADFDAIYEEQELAESEEVEEAHVQLVPDPIVIRGAGNMTVFGLSNRFNVQFPAGLVSRVAPEEFKATILRINAVLKKTLPVNVKWLFCGCVCCCCTLGCSLWPVICLSKRTQHTLNKLLEWENSHLYHKLGLHWRLSKQQCDSNSMMEYVLLIEFIPKTPIYRPD